From the genome of SAR324 cluster bacterium, one region includes:
- the leuC gene encoding 3-isopropylmalate dehydratase large subunit, with amino-acid sequence MGKTMFEKIWDAHVVHQQEGNTILYIDRHLVHEVTSPQAFEGLRLAGRKVRNIASTYAVPDHNIPTIDRDKPISDPISARQVEALRQNCKDFGVTLFDIDDERQGIVHVVGPEQGLTLPGMTIVCGDSHTATHGAFGSLAFGIGTSEVEHVLATQTLQQKKPKTMLVKIEGKLPKGSTPKDVILAIIGKIGTAGGTGYVMEYAGKVIEEMSVEGRMTLCNMSIEAGARAGLVAPDEKTFAYLNGRPFAPKGDVFDKAVAAWKQLPSDKDAQFDTIVTLQAEDILPQVTWGTSPGMVSAVTENVPDPAAVKDANLRKSLERALEYMGLKPNMPIQDIHVDTVFIGSCTNSRIEDLRAVATFVKGRQVDKKVKAMIVPGSGLIKQQAEKEGLDKIFKEAGFEWREAGCSMCLAMNGDMLQPEERCASTSNRNFEGRQGRGGRTHLVSPVMAAAAAVFGHFVDIRTIS; translated from the coding sequence ATGGGAAAGACAATGTTTGAAAAAATATGGGATGCCCATGTGGTGCATCAACAGGAAGGCAATACCATCTTATACATTGACCGGCATCTGGTGCATGAGGTGACTTCACCTCAAGCCTTTGAAGGACTGCGATTAGCAGGACGCAAAGTTCGAAATATCGCATCGACTTATGCGGTACCCGATCACAATATCCCAACCATCGACCGTGACAAACCTATTTCTGATCCGATTTCGGCCAGACAGGTGGAAGCACTCCGCCAAAACTGCAAGGATTTTGGTGTGACCCTGTTTGATATTGATGATGAACGACAGGGTATTGTGCATGTTGTTGGACCTGAGCAAGGCTTGACCCTGCCCGGAATGACCATCGTCTGTGGAGATTCTCACACTGCGACACACGGTGCTTTCGGCTCGCTGGCATTTGGAATTGGAACCTCTGAAGTGGAGCATGTGCTGGCAACCCAGACACTTCAGCAGAAAAAGCCCAAAACAATGCTGGTCAAAATTGAAGGAAAATTACCCAAAGGCTCAACGCCTAAAGATGTGATTCTGGCCATTATCGGTAAAATCGGCACCGCCGGGGGTACCGGATATGTGATGGAATACGCCGGTAAAGTGATTGAGGAAATGTCTGTTGAGGGGCGCATGACGCTGTGCAATATGAGCATTGAAGCAGGCGCACGAGCTGGATTGGTCGCACCGGATGAAAAAACCTTTGCTTACCTCAACGGTCGCCCGTTCGCACCCAAAGGAGACGTTTTTGACAAAGCTGTTGCCGCATGGAAACAACTGCCTTCCGACAAAGACGCACAGTTTGATACCATTGTGACGTTACAGGCGGAAGATATTCTGCCACAGGTAACCTGGGGAACAAGTCCGGGAATGGTGAGCGCGGTGACGGAAAATGTGCCGGACCCTGCCGCTGTGAAAGATGCCAACCTCAGAAAATCATTGGAACGCGCGCTGGAATATATGGGATTGAAACCCAACATGCCGATTCAGGATATTCATGTGGATACCGTATTTATCGGTTCCTGCACCAACTCCCGCATTGAAGATTTGCGGGCTGTGGCAACCTTTGTCAAAGGCCGGCAGGTGGATAAAAAAGTAAAAGCCATGATTGTTCCCGGTAGTGGCTTGATCAAGCAACAGGCAGAAAAGGAAGGTTTGGATAAAATTTTCAAAGAAGCGGGTTTTGAATGGCGTGAAGCCGGATGTTCCATGTGCCTTGCCATGAATGGGGACATGCTACAACCCGAAGAACGGTGTGCTTCCACCAGTAACAGAAATTTTGAAGGTCGGCAGGGACGCGGAGGCAGAACTCATCTTGTCAGTCCTGTAATGGCCGCCGCCGCCGCAGTATTTGGTCACTTTGTCGATATCCGCACGATTTCCTGA
- a CDS encoding ABC transporter ATP-binding protein produces MTDSVLLQVRDYSLYLTTIKKQLCVLDHINVELHSGETLGIVGESGCGKSMLALSLMRLILSPPLERTEGSISWQGRELLTATNETMRGIRGNEISMIFQEPMTALNPVHTVGRQIDEVLKEHTSLGKQKRAKRVIELFEKVGIPDPEQRTSSYPHQFSGGMRQRVMIAMALACSPQLLIADEPTTALDVTTQAQILEQIRKLREESGMSMIFISHDLDIVGYLSDRVAVMYAGEIVEISSVKTLFQNPSHPYTRALQEARPSEERNSFVSIPGNVPPLSALPPGCRFYDRCSRKMPRCQQEHPDLTSINDQHQVRCFLYS; encoded by the coding sequence ATGACTGACTCTGTACTCCTTCAAGTGCGTGATTATTCGCTGTATCTGACAACAATCAAAAAACAACTGTGTGTGCTGGATCATATCAATGTTGAACTGCATTCTGGTGAAACACTGGGAATTGTCGGGGAGTCAGGATGTGGAAAATCCATGCTGGCACTTTCCCTTATGCGTCTGATTTTATCCCCCCCACTGGAGCGAACGGAAGGATCCATTTCCTGGCAGGGAAGAGAATTATTAACGGCGACCAATGAAACGATGCGTGGCATCCGCGGTAATGAAATCAGCATGATTTTTCAGGAACCGATGACGGCGTTGAATCCTGTCCATACTGTTGGCCGGCAGATTGATGAGGTCCTGAAAGAACACACCTCACTGGGAAAACAGAAGCGCGCCAAACGTGTCATTGAACTGTTTGAAAAAGTAGGCATTCCTGATCCTGAACAACGAACTTCCAGCTACCCGCATCAGTTTTCAGGCGGAATGCGACAACGGGTGATGATTGCCATGGCGTTGGCTTGCTCCCCCCAATTGTTGATTGCGGATGAACCCACCACAGCTCTGGATGTGACAACCCAGGCCCAGATTCTGGAACAAATCAGAAAACTCCGGGAAGAATCGGGCATGAGTATGATTTTTATCAGTCACGATCTGGATATTGTGGGCTATCTGTCAGATCGTGTGGCCGTGATGTATGCTGGCGAAATTGTGGAAATTTCCTCTGTCAAAACATTGTTTCAAAACCCCTCCCATCCCTATACCCGCGCCTTGCAGGAGGCCCGACCTTCAGAAGAACGAAACTCCTTTGTTTCCATTCCGGGCAATGTCCCACCTCTCAGTGCTCTGCCCCCGGGTTGCCGGTTTTATGATCGTTGCTCCCGAAAAATGCCCCGATGCCAGCAGGAACATCCTGACCTGACCAGCATAAACGACCAGCATCAGGTTCGTTGTTTTTTATATTCTTAG
- a CDS encoding sigma 54-interacting transcriptional regulator, protein MDTLDTLVSTTPLTTGLLVIDSNLQIIAMNDAVRQITGFPEDSLLFRQYDQLLTQNSAESCLMASIRNNQSFSKLELECQTVAEGIISVQASILPLKSKDASSSGVVITFYQSSLPETCSLEDQISGEKGFDEKSRLQAIFDSLLDGTFTIDNKWVITAFNPSAERITGYSAQEVLGKPCWEIFRSQLCRNGCHMECSIIKQEPIMGNELLITRKNGQLIPIRVSSAPLFSRSGEHIGGVESFQDISDIKNLTNHLEERFRFENIIGHSKSLQKIYVLMDSVVQTDSTVLITGESGTGKELVARAIHLKSKRKLGPFMPVNCSAYAESLLESELFGHEKGSFTGASYTKPGKFEQAYGGTLFLDEIGDISPAVQVKLLRVLETKEFERVGATQFIHVNARIIAATNKNLVEEIEKGRFREDLYYRLNVIGIELPPLRNRLEDLPLLLENIMEKFRIRFDKNIKGISASVMRIFQNYSWPGNIRELENILEHAFVLCRHEVIQLECLPEHLWYDLDTPAPIFTAGENPVGFAEKQHIQNTLKKFKGHRGKTAMALGMDKSTLWRKMKRFQIN, encoded by the coding sequence ATGGATACGTTAGATACACTCGTGTCAACAACGCCTTTGACAACGGGATTACTCGTGATTGACTCCAATTTGCAGATTATCGCCATGAATGACGCAGTCCGCCAAATCACAGGTTTTCCGGAAGATTCCCTGTTATTCCGGCAGTATGATCAGTTGCTGACCCAAAATTCCGCAGAATCCTGTTTGATGGCTTCAATCCGGAACAATCAGTCTTTCTCAAAACTGGAACTGGAATGCCAAACCGTTGCCGAGGGAATCATTTCTGTTCAGGCATCGATCCTTCCTCTCAAATCCAAAGATGCTTCCAGTTCTGGAGTCGTTATTACATTTTACCAAAGTTCTTTGCCTGAAACCTGTTCTCTGGAGGATCAAATTTCCGGTGAAAAAGGGTTTGATGAGAAAAGCCGACTTCAGGCTATTTTTGACAGTCTGTTGGATGGAACATTCACCATTGATAATAAATGGGTGATTACAGCTTTCAACCCTTCTGCTGAAAGAATTACCGGCTATTCCGCTCAGGAAGTACTTGGAAAACCCTGTTGGGAAATTTTCAGGTCACAGCTTTGCCGCAATGGTTGTCATATGGAATGCTCGATCATCAAACAGGAGCCTATCATGGGAAATGAATTATTGATCACCAGGAAAAACGGTCAACTCATTCCCATTCGGGTCAGTTCCGCACCGCTCTTCAGTCGTTCAGGAGAGCATATTGGCGGTGTAGAATCTTTTCAGGATATCAGTGATATCAAAAATCTTACCAATCATCTGGAAGAGCGGTTCAGATTTGAAAACATCATCGGACACAGCAAATCACTGCAGAAAATATATGTTCTCATGGATAGCGTGGTTCAGACAGACAGCACGGTACTGATCACAGGTGAAAGCGGAACAGGCAAAGAACTCGTCGCGCGCGCCATTCATTTGAAAAGCAAACGAAAATTAGGACCTTTTATGCCAGTCAATTGCAGTGCCTATGCTGAATCTTTGCTGGAAAGCGAACTTTTTGGTCATGAAAAAGGCTCGTTTACCGGCGCAAGCTATACCAAGCCAGGCAAGTTTGAACAGGCTTATGGCGGAACTCTGTTTCTGGATGAAATCGGTGATATTTCTCCGGCGGTGCAGGTGAAATTGTTAAGAGTGCTCGAAACCAAAGAATTTGAGAGGGTGGGCGCAACCCAGTTCATTCATGTGAATGCCAGAATCATTGCCGCTACCAATAAAAATCTTGTTGAGGAAATTGAGAAAGGACGCTTCAGGGAAGATTTATATTATCGGCTCAATGTCATTGGCATAGAACTGCCTCCTTTACGAAATCGTCTGGAAGACCTCCCGCTGTTGCTGGAAAACATCATGGAAAAATTCAGAATCCGTTTTGATAAAAATATCAAAGGGATTTCAGCCAGTGTCATGCGAATATTCCAAAATTATTCCTGGCCGGGAAATATTCGTGAACTGGAAAATATCCTGGAACACGCATTTGTATTGTGCCGGCATGAAGTGATCCAACTGGAGTGTCTTCCTGAGCATCTATGGTATGATCTGGACACCCCGGCCCCCATCTTCACTGCCGGTGAAAATCCGGTTGGTTTTGCGGAAAAACAGCATATTCAAAATACACTTAAAAAATTTAAGGGACACCGGGGAAAAACGGCGATGGCATTAGGCATGGATAAAAGTACCCTCTGGCGAAAGATGAAGCGCTTTCAGATCAATTGA
- the leuD gene encoding 3-isopropylmalate dehydratase small subunit, which yields MQPFHTLKALAAPLNRMNVDTDAIIPKQFLKKIERTGFGVHLFHEWRYLDQEGTQINPDFVLNTSRYQGAQILVAGDNFGCGSSREHAPWALLDYGFRCIIAPSFADIFYNNCFKNGILPVVLGPREVQSLMDEIETTPGYQLTVNLETQQVTSPAGKNFSFKVDAFSKDCLIKGLDDIGWTLQFQEKIMAFEQQYRQSAPWMFVG from the coding sequence ATGCAACCGTTTCACACACTCAAAGCTCTTGCCGCGCCACTGAACCGCATGAATGTGGACACTGACGCGATCATTCCCAAACAATTTCTTAAAAAAATCGAACGTACCGGTTTCGGCGTTCACCTGTTTCATGAATGGCGATACCTGGATCAGGAGGGAACTCAGATCAATCCTGATTTTGTACTGAATACTTCCCGTTATCAAGGAGCGCAGATTCTGGTGGCCGGAGACAATTTCGGCTGTGGCTCCAGTCGCGAACATGCGCCATGGGCCTTGCTGGACTATGGATTCCGTTGCATCATTGCCCCGAGTTTTGCGGATATTTTTTATAACAATTGTTTTAAAAATGGTATTTTGCCCGTAGTGCTGGGACCCCGCGAAGTTCAATCCCTGATGGATGAAATTGAGACGACACCAGGTTATCAACTGACGGTGAATCTGGAAACACAACAAGTCACATCCCCAGCAGGCAAAAACTTTTCATTTAAGGTGGATGCCTTTTCCAAAGATTGCCTGATTAAAGGCTTGGATGATATTGGCTGGACCCTTCAGTTTCAGGAAAAAATCATGGCCTTTGAACAACAGTACCGTCAATCGGCCCCCTGGATGTTCGTGGGTTAA
- a CDS encoding ABC transporter permease: MILRDKKLTGLTLFILICFLLPAVFAPWLAPFSPEEMDLVAQLEGPTARHWLGMDQNGSDILSRMLYGARISLYVGFWVVGISSLVGISIGLISGYYGGWLDSIIMRIVDILMAFPGLLLAIALVAVMGPDINNVVFALTVLGWVSYTRLVRGQVLSVKEEEYILAAKTSGISDFRVMFRHILPNILHPVIVQTTFSLAGTIISESSLSFLGLGVPPGTPSWGSMLADGKDYLLEAPHVSIFPGIAIMLVVLAFNLLGDALRDYYDPQLHK; encoded by the coding sequence ATGATACTTCGCGATAAAAAACTCACGGGTCTGACCCTTTTTATCCTAATCTGTTTTTTATTACCGGCTGTGTTTGCGCCATGGCTTGCGCCGTTCTCACCTGAAGAAATGGATCTCGTGGCACAACTGGAAGGCCCCACAGCCAGACACTGGTTGGGAATGGACCAGAATGGATCTGATATTTTGAGCCGTATGCTGTATGGCGCCAGAATTTCCCTGTATGTCGGTTTCTGGGTCGTTGGCATTTCGTCGTTGGTCGGCATCAGCATCGGGCTGATTTCCGGCTACTACGGTGGTTGGCTGGATAGCATCATCATGCGGATTGTGGATATCCTCATGGCGTTTCCCGGCCTGTTGTTGGCCATAGCGTTGGTCGCGGTGATGGGGCCTGATATCAATAATGTGGTCTTTGCCCTGACGGTTTTAGGCTGGGTCAGTTATACCCGTCTGGTGAGAGGTCAAGTGTTATCCGTGAAAGAGGAGGAATATATTCTTGCCGCCAAAACCTCAGGAATCTCGGATTTCCGGGTCATGTTCCGTCATATTTTACCCAATATCCTGCATCCTGTCATCGTTCAGACCACCTTCAGTCTGGCAGGAACCATCATTTCTGAATCAAGTCTCAGTTTTCTTGGCCTGGGAGTTCCACCCGGCACACCCAGTTGGGGTTCCATGCTGGCGGATGGCAAGGATTATCTGCTGGAAGCGCCGCATGTCTCCATTTTCCCGGGAATCGCGATCATGCTGGTGGTGCTGGCCTTCAATCTGCTGGGGGATGCCTTGCGTGATTATTATGATCCCCAACTTCATAAATGA
- a CDS encoding tetrathionate reductase family octaheme c-type cytochrome, with protein MTQNKTKWVIATGILLTSVILLIPIFIFYPIQGTQKATSSFIRPVRTHLDHSAYFTEPFQTPQSVTKKCLECHPESARQFMKTSHWTWVGTHEEVIGNHKPMKVGKKNLLNNFCLSITDNWASCTKCHAGYGWKDESFDFSSEENVDCLSCHDWTGSYVKAGAGLPDASVDLQAVAKGVGYPRRDNCGTCHFYGGGGLAVKHGDMDDTLIYGSERDDVHMGKYDLLCVDCHRTQNHNIPGTAYSVSVTSRNGVDCIACHEGTHQDKRINTHIASLACQTCHIPKYAKKIPTKTDWDWSKAGDVSRKDDPHVYLRIKGEFIYGQDLTPEYYWFNMNVDRYLLGDLINPETVTDINKPLGGIDDPNAKIWPFKVHRAIQPYDKKFNYFLPPTTSGKGGYWSDFDWQKALTLGAKASGIPFSGEFGFTQSAMYWPLSHMVGPKENALNCDDCHGENSRMDWNALGYEQDPIDVGGRNFQLKASVERRAQ; from the coding sequence ATGACTCAGAACAAAACCAAATGGGTGATTGCGACAGGAATCCTTCTAACAAGTGTGATCCTGTTGATTCCAATCTTCATATTTTATCCAATTCAGGGGACGCAGAAAGCAACTTCTTCATTCATACGTCCGGTCCGGACTCATCTGGATCATTCTGCGTATTTCACCGAACCGTTTCAGACTCCGCAATCTGTCACAAAAAAATGTCTGGAGTGTCATCCTGAATCGGCACGTCAATTCATGAAAACGTCACATTGGACATGGGTTGGAACCCACGAAGAAGTCATTGGTAATCACAAACCCATGAAAGTGGGCAAGAAGAATCTGCTGAATAACTTTTGTCTGAGCATTACCGACAACTGGGCATCCTGTACCAAATGTCATGCGGGATACGGCTGGAAAGACGAATCTTTTGATTTCTCCAGTGAAGAAAATGTGGACTGTCTGAGTTGTCACGACTGGACCGGAAGCTATGTCAAGGCCGGTGCGGGGCTTCCCGATGCCAGCGTTGATCTTCAGGCTGTCGCCAAGGGGGTTGGATATCCCCGGCGTGACAATTGCGGCACTTGCCATTTTTACGGCGGAGGCGGACTGGCCGTCAAACATGGCGACATGGATGACACATTGATTTACGGCAGTGAGCGGGATGATGTTCACATGGGAAAATATGATTTGTTATGTGTGGATTGCCATCGCACACAAAATCATAATATTCCCGGAACCGCCTATTCTGTGTCGGTTACAAGCAGAAACGGTGTGGATTGTATCGCTTGCCACGAGGGCACGCATCAGGACAAGCGGATCAATACCCATATCGCGTCTCTGGCTTGCCAGACCTGTCATATCCCCAAGTATGCCAAAAAAATTCCCACAAAAACAGATTGGGACTGGTCAAAGGCTGGAGATGTCTCTCGTAAGGATGACCCCCACGTTTATCTGCGCATCAAGGGCGAATTTATCTATGGGCAGGATCTGACGCCTGAATACTACTGGTTCAATATGAACGTGGACCGTTATCTTCTGGGCGATCTTATCAATCCTGAAACAGTGACAGATATCAACAAACCGCTGGGAGGGATTGATGATCCCAATGCCAAAATCTGGCCGTTCAAGGTTCATCGAGCCATCCAACCCTACGACAAAAAATTCAATTATTTTCTTCCGCCTACCACCTCGGGGAAAGGCGGCTATTGGTCAGACTTTGACTGGCAGAAAGCACTGACGCTGGGTGCCAAAGCCTCTGGCATTCCGTTCAGTGGTGAATTTGGTTTTACCCAGTCTGCCATGTACTGGCCGTTATCTCACATGGTCGGTCCCAAAGAAAACGCTCTCAACTGTGATGACTGTCATGGTGAAAATTCCAGAATGGACTGGAATGCGCTAGGTTATGAACAGGATCCGATTGATGTCGGTGGACGAAATTTTCAATTGAAGGCTTCTGTTGAAAGGAGGGCACAATGA
- a CDS encoding ABC transporter permease, whose protein sequence is MGQFLVRRLLLLIPVMLGVVTLVFLLIHFIPGDPVDLMLGDSALATDKEALSRQLGLDQPIHLQYWNYMTQLAQGNLGVSIHSKRPVLDEILDRLPATVELMGGAMVVTLFIALPLGLISAVNRGKGVDHLAMFFSLLGVSIPNFWLGPVLILIFSIQLDWLPVNERGTFLHLILPAITLGTSLAAILSRITRSSVLETLSKDYIRTARAKGISEMRILFQHALRNASIPIVTVIGLQVGILLSGAIITERIFDWPGVGSLLIDAIQTRNYPLVQGCVIFIACSYVLINLLTDISYTFLDPRVRLQ, encoded by the coding sequence TTGGGGCAATTTCTGGTTCGTCGATTACTGTTGCTGATTCCGGTGATGCTCGGCGTGGTGACATTGGTTTTTTTGCTGATTCATTTCATTCCGGGTGATCCTGTTGATCTGATGCTGGGTGATTCCGCACTGGCGACTGACAAAGAAGCCTTGTCTCGTCAATTAGGACTCGATCAGCCGATTCATCTGCAATACTGGAACTACATGACCCAGTTGGCACAGGGAAATCTGGGGGTTTCCATTCACAGCAAACGTCCCGTGCTGGATGAAATTCTCGATCGTCTTCCCGCAACGGTCGAATTGATGGGTGGTGCCATGGTGGTTACGCTGTTCATCGCCCTTCCCCTCGGTCTGATTTCGGCAGTGAACCGTGGCAAAGGGGTAGATCATCTGGCCATGTTTTTTTCTCTGCTTGGTGTCTCCATTCCCAATTTCTGGCTGGGTCCTGTGCTCATTCTCATATTTTCCATCCAACTGGACTGGTTGCCGGTCAATGAACGGGGAACTTTCCTGCATCTCATCCTCCCGGCCATCACACTGGGCACCTCCCTGGCCGCCATTCTGTCACGCATCACCCGTTCTTCTGTTCTTGAAACATTGTCCAAAGATTACATCCGGACGGCACGGGCCAAAGGCATTTCAGAAATGCGGATTTTGTTTCAGCATGCCTTGCGCAACGCGTCGATTCCCATTGTGACCGTGATTGGACTGCAAGTCGGAATTCTGCTTTCGGGAGCCATTATTACCGAACGGATTTTTGATTGGCCGGGCGTCGGCAGTTTGCTGATTGATGCCATTCAGACCAGAAATTATCCATTGGTTCAGGGCTGTGTGATTTTTATCGCATGCAGTTATGTGCTGATCAATCTGCTGACAGATATTTCCTACACTTTTCTGGATCCACGGGTGCGACTGCAATGA
- a CDS encoding SEL1-like repeat protein — protein MKKILLLMMIFVCGNAVLHAMPLMEIQKLAENGDPYYQATLGGEYRRGEAIKKDYNLALEWLKKAEKQQHPFAYYHLAAMYRLGTGVPQDKSKAVEYYQKAYTGMLALAKKGDLEAQTNLGWMYAHCSCVGRHFQQAHKWYHQAADQGYRRAQSNLGDMYFQGDGVSLDYAEAFKWYLKAAEQGYSSAQVKVGMMYEKGLGVKTQESEAVRWYRRAAENGNPQAQTNLALMYQAGCGVEKDEREAFKWNEKAAEQGHSQAQTNLGIMYQYGCGTEADPKKAIQWYTAAAEAGYVEAQVKLALIYENGYGLLKNEAKAIEWYRRAVSPFLETKLEHPLAKASSPEDFKQEIPIDITEDEGFF, from the coding sequence ATGAAAAAAATATTGCTGTTAATGATGATATTTGTTTGCGGAAATGCAGTTCTCCATGCAATGCCACTCATGGAAATCCAGAAACTGGCAGAAAACGGCGATCCCTATTACCAGGCAACACTGGGAGGGGAATATCGTCGAGGAGAAGCAATCAAAAAGGATTACAACCTGGCCCTCGAATGGCTGAAAAAAGCAGAAAAACAACAGCATCCCTTTGCGTATTATCATCTGGCGGCAATGTATCGACTGGGAACCGGAGTGCCACAGGATAAAAGCAAGGCCGTTGAGTATTATCAAAAAGCTTACACAGGAATGTTGGCGTTGGCCAAAAAAGGCGATCTGGAAGCTCAAACAAATTTGGGATGGATGTATGCTCATTGTTCCTGTGTGGGACGTCATTTTCAGCAAGCTCACAAATGGTATCATCAGGCTGCTGATCAGGGCTATCGACGTGCTCAAAGTAATCTTGGAGACATGTATTTCCAGGGGGATGGCGTGAGCCTGGATTATGCGGAAGCGTTCAAGTGGTATCTAAAAGCCGCGGAGCAGGGTTATTCTTCAGCACAGGTCAAAGTTGGAATGATGTATGAAAAAGGATTGGGTGTCAAAACACAGGAAAGTGAAGCTGTACGATGGTATCGCAGGGCCGCTGAAAATGGCAATCCCCAGGCGCAAACCAACCTGGCATTGATGTATCAGGCCGGATGCGGCGTGGAGAAAGATGAGCGTGAAGCCTTCAAGTGGAATGAAAAGGCGGCGGAACAAGGACATTCACAGGCTCAAACAAACTTGGGCATCATGTATCAATATGGCTGTGGAACTGAAGCAGACCCTAAAAAAGCGATTCAATGGTACACCGCGGCGGCTGAAGCAGGGTATGTGGAAGCTCAGGTCAAACTTGCACTCATCTATGAAAATGGATATGGCCTCTTGAAGAATGAGGCAAAAGCCATTGAATGGTATCGACGGGCAGTATCTCCCTTTCTGGAAACAAAACTGGAACACCCCCTCGCCAAAGCATCATCTCCTGAAGATTTCAAACAGGAAATTCCTATTGACATCACTGAGGATGAAGGATTTTTTTAA